TCTCAAAAATATTGTCAAAAAAAAGGAATAGAAAAAACAATAAGAAAAATGAATTACATTGATAGAAATGTTTCAGTAGAACAAGCAATTATTATTTTGGCCAAAAATGGAGTTCAGGTAAATGATAAGGAAGCTAAAATTATATTAGAACTACTATATCTAATAGCGAAAAACTACAATAAATCAGAAGTGAGAAAAAGCTCTAACCTTAAAGAGATTTCGAACACTTAACAATTGTAGACTAAAAGCCTATTGTGGCACTCTCAGCCTGCTTATTTCAAACAGACTAAATATTTTACGTTTAAAATATCGAACACAAAACATCAAATTTTAAAAATCTGATAAAGAGATATTTATGAATAAAAAAAAGAGACAACTAATAAATTGTTGTCTCCTTAAGTGACCGCAGAAGGATTCGAACCCTCACTGTCGGAGCCGAAATCCGAAGTTCTATCCATTAAACTATGCAGCCTATTCCAGGTAGCAGATTGTAGGATTTAGGTAACAGGCACTGAGCCTTTTCACATTTATCCTTCTACCTTTAGAAAGTAATTTTCACCCCTCCCAGAATCTGTGCACCCAGGACTTTATAGCCTTTGTACGTCTGGTATTTTGAGCTCAGAAGATTATTTCCGAGTGCGAAAATACTGAAATTTTTGTGAATTTTATACTCTGCAGAAAGATTTAAATCAGCATAACCACCAACTTTATCGTTTGTATTTTCTGTAGACTGGAAAATTACATTCGGAGCTCCTACCCCTTCGATTGCATAAGAATTTGTAGTTCTGTCACTTGCAAAGATTCCTTTGAAACCTAACAATAACTTTTTGTCAAGCATAGTATATTTTGCCCCGATGCTCGCATTGAACAATGGAACATTATAAATGTTGTCGTAATTCTTAAGATCGTACTTTGTAAATCTTAATTCTCCATCTAAAATAAGGTTAGCCAATGGGAAATACTGCACGCTACCTTTGATATCACTTACATTTCCATCGTCATATACTGCAGAGAATGTATTGGCAAAATTGTAGGCAGAACGGTTAACAGAGGTATTGTCAAAAAGACCGTTGGCTTTAAAGAACATAATATCTCTCATTTTTCCGTACCCTGCAGAGAAGTCGTATTTCAACGTTTCATCAATATCTCCTCTCAATCCTACATAAAAATGATATTTCGTCTCTGTAGGCTTTAAAAACTGGTCAGAAAGGATGAATGGATTCGTCTGTAGCATATCCCCGTAAGTATTAAGCTTTAAACCTCCGTCTACCCCTCCGTAGAATTTAAATTCTTTGGCAGCCGCAAACTGAAACTCTGCCTGTGGGAACCAATACGTTTTATTGTTTTTCTGCTGAGAAACAAGTTCTGCTGAGTTTTTAGCATTCAGGAAAGAGAATGAAGAACCTAAGGTTAAATAAGAATCCCCTTTTCTGAACGTCACTTTCGGAGTCAGGCTGGTATTGAAGAAATTGGAAGAATTTTTATCCCTGATCGCAAAATCGGTCTTCACCGCATCCAATCCTACTCCAAGATCAGCATTCAGGTTGATTCCTGATTTCCCTAATTCCACCGCATGTTTGGAGAAATTGGCAAGTATGGAAACCTGGTTTTCCTGAGCATCAAAATGATCTTTAAGGAAAGAAGATTTTACCCTTACATCATTTAAAATTTCGTTGGAATAAAAATCATAGTAACCGTTTACTTTAAACTGATTGACTTTCTGCTTCAGATCCAGTTCACCCGTTGGCTGCATGGCATAAATACCGTAGTAATTATAGCTGTCTAAACCATATTCCGCATTGATATTGAATTTTCCTTTTTCTCCATAAGAGTTTAAGAAAGCTCCGATATTCGCTGAAGTCTGTCCGGATTTCCAGTCGTAATCTTTTTTAAGACCATTGGTGGAAAGTACATGAACATCTGCTCCTACTTCAAACTTATTTTCAAGGGTTTTTGAAACGTTTCCGTCTACCAGCACTTTCCCGTAATTACCCATTCCGAACTGGAAGTAATTATTCTGAGCCGTTCCGTCAAATTTCGGAGCAACATCTTCCCCCTGAATGGTTGACGTTTTGAAGTCTGAAACAGCAGGAACATCTGTGATGGTATACTTCACAGGGGTTTGCGATTTCTCTTCCGGCGGATAATTTTTAATGGTTTCCACAGAAGTTTTCTTCTTCTCGATCTTCTTCACTTCCGGCTCTCTCTTTTTGTTAAGAACCAGTTTTTCCTCCTTGATCTGGGAAAACGCCACTGACGAAATTCCTAAAAATAATATGGATAATATTTGAATCTTCTTGTTCATATTTTCTTTATTTGAAAAAAATATATAACGGGTTTTATTTATTGGAAGCAATATAATTGCCTAATAAAGCTTTCCCTGACTGTTTTGAAAAAGTTCTCCCTAGTCTGAATATATTAAACAGCCAAAGGCTTTGATAAACTTGTAATTTGTATTGATAATTTTTTGTTGTGCTGTTCTCTGCTACATCATAACTGTAAGAAATATCGTAAGGAAATCCTGAAGGCAATAATCCCACTGTAAGCATACTTCCAATCATTGGGTTTCCACAAGGAGGAGTATAGGTTTTCATCGGATGCAGTGTTATTTTAGCTGCATGGGTACTGTCTTCTACAATTTCATAAATATCTGAATGTTTTAAAATGTCAAATTCTTCCTTAAGATCCTTATTCACTACAAAAGCTTTTTGCTTCTTGAAATCAGCTTTTGCGTGGTTATACTCTTTAGGATATGCACTGTACGATGGAATGCAGCTCCAAAGAGAAGCAGAAATTAAAAAAGAATATGTGGCAATTTTAAACACCTTCATGTCCTATTTCTTAATCTGTTTTTTAACTTCTTTAGCCTCAGCAACAATTTCAGGGAAATCCTTATAATTGGTAATGATCTGGTCACATGTATAACTTGCCTGATAGTTATCCTTCAGACCGATATAGTTTTTCGCCATCAATACCAAGGCCTTCGCTCCCCAGAATTCTTCTGATGCATAGTTATTGGCAAGCTTAAAGATCGTCTCATTAGAAGATTTGAAAGCCTTTCCTTTATTCTGATAATACGCTTTAGCATACAAAGCTTCCGCAGCTACTGAAGTGTTGGATGATTTCTCAAGAGAAACATAAGCCGCCTGAGCATCTTTATCTTTTCCTGAGTTCATCAGACTTCTTGCTTTGATCACTTTTGCCGTTTCAATTACCGCTGCTGAGTTTTTAGAATTAGCGATTACTGCATTGGCCAATTTTTCAGCTTCAGAGAAGTTATTTTCTTCAGCATACAGTTTCATCAGCTCCACATTTGCATAGTTTTTAATGCTGATATTGGAAGAGTTTTTAATGCCTTCAAGATACTTTTTCGCTTCTGCAGTATTGCCTTGTGCAATAAAGATTTGAGCTAAACGAGTTTGTGCGTCATCCTGGTAATCATTCTGAATTCCAGCTACTTCCTGAAGAACAAGTAAAGCTTTAGTTGAATTACTAGTCTGGTAATAACTTTCTCCTAATTCATACTTCGCCTGATACAATCCTTCCCCTGTTGGATTCTGTGTCAGATACTTTTCGTAGTAAGAAATTGCATTTTTATAATCTTTCTTCGCGAAATATTGTTTACCGGTAGAAAGGTTGATTTCATCAATTTCTGCAGCATCTACATTCACTCCAATATTTCTTGCAAAACTTTCATATCCTGAAACATCTCCGTTTTTCGTAAAGATAGGTTTTGCTGCCTGAACAACCTTTTGAGCATAGGCTGTATTTTTATACTGCTCACCCAAAGATTTCAGTTCAGAAAGTGCTTTATCGTTTTGATTCTGATCAATATAATTCTGCGCTCTGTAAATAGAGGCATTGGCGATCAGGTCTTTGTCCGAAGATCCTTTAATTACTTTTCCGAAATAATCATTGGAATTGGCAAAATCATCCTGAGCAGCATAGGCTGTTCCTATTTCATATTGAGCATCGTCATAATATTCGGAATCCGGATATTTTGATAAAAGGTTTTTAAGGTTGGTAATCTTCGCCTGTGTATCTCCTTTAAATCCTAAAGCCATGGCTTTTTGGTACAACGTATAATCCGTAGCATCTTCATTTTTATCATAGATGGCAATGGCTTCATTCAGGTCATTATTCGCATAATGAATATCTGCAAGACGAAGTTCTGCATCATTTTTAAATTCCGGCTTCGGATTGGTAAGATATTGTTTGAAATACGTTGATGCCTGATCAAATTTCTTAGATTTAAAATAAGCATATCCTAAATCATAAGGCAACTGTTGTTTCTCAGGGAAGTTTTCGGTAAGGAGTTTCTCGTAACGAACAATGGCAGACGGATAATTCCCTTTCTGGTAATACACCTGTGCCAGCCAGTATAAAGCCCGGCTGTTGAATTCCTTATTAATATTGAAACCAAGACTTCTTAAGAAATATTTCTCAGCTTCGTCATAGTTTCCTTTGTTGAACTCTTCAGTTCCCAATAAATAAGAAACTTCCTGATCTACCTTATTGATTTCAGGCGTTGAGCTCTGCAATCTGTCAATAGCGTTCAGCGTTTCTTTATAGTTTCCGGAATACAGATAGGATTTCACCAATAAAGATCTCATTTCCGTAGCGTTAGCTCCATTCTGATTATCATTGATATAACTTTGGATTACCGCAGAAGGGCTTTCAAACGGGTTACCGATATCATAACTTAGTTTAGCATACTGCTCATGTGCCAGCTTTTTCACTTTCGCATCATAATCCATCTGATAAGAAGAACGGAATGCTGAAAGAGCTTCCTGCTTTTTATCTACTGCCAGGTAAGCATTTCCTAGCTGGTAGTAAGCATTTTGAGCTAACGCAGAATTACTGTTCAGAAGCTGGTTGTAATAGGAAACTGCTTCATCATATTTTTTCAGCTGTGCAGCCACAAATCCCATCTCATACAAATCGTTTTCAGACGGATTCTGCTGTACGCTGAGATAATCTTTCAAATGCGGATAGGCAGAGGTGTAATCATTCTTCATGAAGTAACTCTCCCCGATGATCTTATGAACTTCCGCTTTATAAGAATCTGAAATATTTTCGTTTAACAGAGCATTTCCTTCTGTAATTGCCTGATCGTAGTTCTTATCATTATAATACATCTGTACATAATAAGGACGTACCAGCTTAGAGAATTTATCCTGATCTTTTACAGAATCAAAATATTGGAAAGCTTTATCATTCTGTCTGTTGCTGTAATATAAATGCCCGAGCATATAAGCGATATCTCCTTTTTGAGACTGATCTGCTGTTTTATAAGCTTCTTCCAGAGCATCAATGGCGCCTTTAGAATCACCCGTCATGAATTTGGCATAACCAAGCTTCAGAATATACTGGGTATTTTCTTCTTTTGAAAGCTGATACTGATTCACTTTTTTCAAAGTTTCCAGTGCTTTGTCAAAGTCTTTTTTTGCCAAGTAATAATCTGCCAAAGGAAGATTAGCCTGCGCAAAATAAGCAGAATTCGGATATTCTTTCATGAAAGCGGTTAATCCTTCTTCAGCATGATTTTTCTGAAGAATCACACCAATTACATTATCAAAAAACTGCGCACCTTCTTTTTTCGAACGGGACAAATTCTGATTATAGAAGTATTGTCTTGCATATTCGTATTGAGAAGCGTTGTATATTTTAGTTTGATAAAGATTTTCGGCTAGATTAAACCTGTAATTTTCTTTCTGGGTAAAATATTGAGACTGTTGAGCATCGGAGATTCCGAAATAAATTACTGCAGCCGCTAAGAGTATTTTTTTTGATTTCATTCTTCTTGATATAAGAAAATTAGTCTAAAT
This region of Chryseobacterium culicis genomic DNA includes:
- a CDS encoding PTS sugar transporter subunit IIBC — protein: MNYIDRNVSVEQAIIILAKNGVQVNDKEAKIILELLYLIAKNYNKSEVRKSSNLKEISNT
- a CDS encoding TonB-dependent receptor; this encodes MNKKIQILSILFLGISSVAFSQIKEEKLVLNKKREPEVKKIEKKKTSVETIKNYPPEEKSQTPVKYTITDVPAVSDFKTSTIQGEDVAPKFDGTAQNNYFQFGMGNYGKVLVDGNVSKTLENKFEVGADVHVLSTNGLKKDYDWKSGQTSANIGAFLNSYGEKGKFNINAEYGLDSYNYYGIYAMQPTGELDLKQKVNQFKVNGYYDFYSNEILNDVRVKSSFLKDHFDAQENQVSILANFSKHAVELGKSGINLNADLGVGLDAVKTDFAIRDKNSSNFFNTSLTPKVTFRKGDSYLTLGSSFSFLNAKNSAELVSQQKNNKTYWFPQAEFQFAAAKEFKFYGGVDGGLKLNTYGDMLQTNPFILSDQFLKPTETKYHFYVGLRGDIDETLKYDFSAGYGKMRDIMFFKANGLFDNTSVNRSAYNFANTFSAVYDDGNVSDIKGSVQYFPLANLILDGELRFTKYDLKNYDNIYNVPLFNASIGAKYTMLDKKLLLGFKGIFASDRTTNSYAIEGVGAPNVIFQSTENTNDKVGGYADLNLSAEYKIHKNFSIFALGNNLLSSKYQTYKGYKVLGAQILGGVKITF
- a CDS encoding tetratricopeptide repeat protein yields the protein MKSKKILLAAAVIYFGISDAQQSQYFTQKENYRFNLAENLYQTKIYNASQYEYARQYFYNQNLSRSKKEGAQFFDNVIGVILQKNHAEEGLTAFMKEYPNSAYFAQANLPLADYYLAKKDFDKALETLKKVNQYQLSKEENTQYILKLGYAKFMTGDSKGAIDALEEAYKTADQSQKGDIAYMLGHLYYSNRQNDKAFQYFDSVKDQDKFSKLVRPYYVQMYYNDKNYDQAITEGNALLNENISDSYKAEVHKIIGESYFMKNDYTSAYPHLKDYLSVQQNPSENDLYEMGFVAAQLKKYDEAVSYYNQLLNSNSALAQNAYYQLGNAYLAVDKKQEALSAFRSSYQMDYDAKVKKLAHEQYAKLSYDIGNPFESPSAVIQSYINDNQNGANATEMRSLLVKSYLYSGNYKETLNAIDRLQSSTPEINKVDQEVSYLLGTEEFNKGNYDEAEKYFLRSLGFNINKEFNSRALYWLAQVYYQKGNYPSAIVRYEKLLTENFPEKQQLPYDLGYAYFKSKKFDQASTYFKQYLTNPKPEFKNDAELRLADIHYANNDLNEAIAIYDKNEDATDYTLYQKAMALGFKGDTQAKITNLKNLLSKYPDSEYYDDAQYEIGTAYAAQDDFANSNDYFGKVIKGSSDKDLIANASIYRAQNYIDQNQNDKALSELKSLGEQYKNTAYAQKVVQAAKPIFTKNGDVSGYESFARNIGVNVDAAEIDEINLSTGKQYFAKKDYKNAISYYEKYLTQNPTGEGLYQAKYELGESYYQTSNSTKALLVLQEVAGIQNDYQDDAQTRLAQIFIAQGNTAEAKKYLEGIKNSSNISIKNYANVELMKLYAEENNFSEAEKLANAVIANSKNSAAVIETAKVIKARSLMNSGKDKDAQAAYVSLEKSSNTSVAAEALYAKAYYQNKGKAFKSSNETIFKLANNYASEEFWGAKALVLMAKNYIGLKDNYQASYTCDQIITNYKDFPEIVAEAKEVKKQIKK